The DNA segment CCGGATCATCGACGTCGCGGCGGAACAGCAACTGGTGAGCGCGCACGACCTGATCGTCTGGCAGTTCCCGCTGCACTGGTACTCCCTGCCCGCGGTCCTCAAGCAGTGGCTGGACGAGGTCATGACGCGTGACTTCGCCTACGACACCGGTCCTCTCCTCACTGGCAAGACGCTGCTGACCGCCCTGTCCACGGGCGGTCTGGCCACGATGTACCGCCATGGCGGCTTCCACCGCTTGACCATCGAGGAACTGCTGCGGCCCGTCGAACAGACCGCTCACCGCATGGGCCTGGCATGGGCGGAACCCTTGGTCCTGCACGGCTCGCGAGGCGTCAGCGACGAAGAGCTGGCGCTGCATGCCAAGCGCTACCGGACTCTGCTGGAGAAGGGCCCCGCCGTTCCGGCAGCCGCATGACCTTCACTGGCGGAGCAGAGGGTCGGCCGACGTTGATGTGGATGCCCCGGGCCGCGGTGCCGGTGGCCGGTGGCCGCGCAGGTCGTGCTGGTCTTGTAGTGAGGGCTCCGTCGACTCCCAAGACCACGCGCCGGCCGGGGCTGAGCTCCCACCCTGTCTGGCGTGGGGCGCGCCCCTCCGACCGTACGCTGCTGCTCTCAGGCCTTGTCTCGCGCGGCGAGCCCGGTGATGACCGCGCTGGCCACCTCGGCCGACGACGCGGGGTTCTGGCCGGTCACGAGGTTGCCGTCGACGACCACGTACGAGGACCAGGCGTCCCCTGACTCGTAGCGGGCCCCGGCGAGCCTGAGGCGCTCGCCAAGCAGCCAGGGGGCGTTGGCCGCCAGGCCGGTCTGCGTCTCCTCCTCATCCGTGAAGGACGTCAGACGGCGCCCCTTGAACAGCCACTGCCCCTCAGCGTCACCAGCCGACAGGAACGCCGCCGGGCCGTGGCAGAGCCCTGCCACGATCTTCGAGGTGTCGGGGAGCATGGCCTGCAGCACGCGGGCGACGTCCTCGTTGACCGCCAGGTCCTGCATCGGCCCGTGCCCGCCCGGGATGAGTACGCCGTCGAACGCAGCCGGATCGATGTCCTCCAGCCGCTGCGGGTTCTTGAGGAGTTCCTGTTTCCCGTCCAGGTACGACCGCAGCTCGGCGGCCTTCTTCTCGTCTCCGCCGTTGGCCTGCGCGGTCAGGCTGAACTCGTCCACTACGGCAGGCCGGCCGCCCGGCGTGGCCAGGGTCAGGCTCACTCCGGCCTCGGTGAGCGCCTTGTGCGGCTCGACGAACTCTTCGCCCCAGAACCCGGTGGGACGCTGCGAGCCATCCTTCTGGCTCCACTTCGTCGCCCCGGTGAGGATCACGAGCAGTGATGGCATGACTACCTCCGGATAGACAGGTGCTCCAACGGTGACCTGTGGGGTCTCAGCACCATATGACTATGACCGTAACATGTTAGATAGTGACGCCATCGCCGTTCGATGGGCTAAAGTCATTGACTAA comes from the Streptomyces sp. TS71-3 genome and includes:
- a CDS encoding NAD(P)H-dependent oxidoreductase, whose amino-acid sequence is MTTRAPRTLVVVGHPDLSRSRINAAMTEAIRDLDNVTVRDISRTYPDRIIDVAAEQQLVSAHDLIVWQFPLHWYSLPAVLKQWLDEVMTRDFAYDTGPLLTGKTLLTALSTGGLATMYRHGGFHRLTIEELLRPVEQTAHRMGLAWAEPLVLHGSRGVSDEELALHAKRYRTLLEKGPAVPAAA
- a CDS encoding type 1 glutamine amidotransferase domain-containing protein, producing the protein MPSLLVILTGATKWSQKDGSQRPTGFWGEEFVEPHKALTEAGVSLTLATPGGRPAVVDEFSLTAQANGGDEKKAAELRSYLDGKQELLKNPQRLEDIDPAAFDGVLIPGGHGPMQDLAVNEDVARVLQAMLPDTSKIVAGLCHGPAAFLSAGDAEGQWLFKGRRLTSFTDEEETQTGLAANAPWLLGERLRLAGARYESGDAWSSYVVVDGNLVTGQNPASSAEVASAVITGLAARDKA